The window CAGACTGTGCACTGAACAATACAAATCCCACGTGTCATTTCTACCAGACAACCTCACCAACCCAAAAGGTGATGATGTGGTCTTATTTTAGAGCCAAAAGAGAGTTCTATACATCAGTCATTttcagataaacattaaaaataatcccTTACGCTTCTTTGAAAGTGGCATCGTATTTCAAGATGGAGCACAATCACTGCAGGAAGAAGAACCCAAGACAGATGAAATGTTATACAAAACAAGAATTGGATTTTTGTCCAGGATTACAGAGGTCCATAAATTAAAAAGGCTTCTGTCAAATGTCGACTCCTGATTATATCTGTCTCCTGATCCCCCATGGACTTAAACAGACCCAAGGTTAAATCTGAACAGGCGTAGTGACCATACAACATCTAATCTGTTTGTCTACAGAGTGTCAGAAACGCAGCCTTTCATTCGTAGGACTTAATTCTGCCTAAATCCCTACTATGGCTAATAAAATGTGGCTTGCAGTAAGATAAAtgcccagatttttaaaaatccaacaacAGATCCTCTGTCAAGGACAAAAACTTGCCCCTTAACCATCTATTTATATTGAGAGCCAAAATAAAACCGCTTCAACCAGATTCTCATTTCCTAAGTATTCCTTCAGTTCATAAGAAAAGCATCATTCTAGATGAAAGCTCCTTAGTCAATCTTGGTCTTATCCTAAGTAGACATTCCTGCTTCGAATAAGGTCAGAAAGATACCACTGGGGTACTTGCAACAACTTCTGATACCTACACATAGCACTCCCTACCTGCTGACGGTGCCTTTAAAAACCTTCTGAGCAACACTGAAAGCCTTGTCATTTACGTATTTGGAAGCAAGTTTGCTTACCATTTAGAAAAGCCCTCATAACAACTTGTCTCTCTCTACCATCTCTGGCTTTTCTGAAGTATGAGGAAGGCCTTGGcaacaaaataatttatcacCTCATTCAATTTACATGCATGCCACGGAAAAGGTTTACCTGTTATCTTGCAGACAGGTCTAAAGTATAACCAGAGAAGCAGAAATTACCCCCCTTCATTATAAAAATGCTGTTCTAAAAAGGTATACTTAAAAAGAGAATCttgtacagaattgtcaaatcactatgttgtacacctgaaactagtatgtCGTAAGTTGACTCTACTtcaatagtaattaaaaaaaaaaaaaaaaaaagacaacaaccaGAATTGTCTGTTAGAATCTGCGTGTAATACTGAAAAATGATACACGTGTATCTTTATCATAACTTCGcctttcagggaaaagaaaatcctcaCCATATTGAAGTTCATTTTATACTGCTGcttcttttatattaataatttatgaataccctttgtcaaatgctttacatgccaggctctgtgttcatccaaatatttaaaagatgatcAAGTCATCATCTCtacaaagcaaagtaaaaatgcattaaaaataataaagttggatGCAAATTCAGGTAACCATACCAAACCCTGTGAAAAGACCATGGTCCATCTTTTGGAGGAACTGTCCAACATGATCTGGTCAATCGCAGTTGTCCTTTTTCTCGGCAATGATACACCAGTTGCCATGATCGTTCCCGGAGCTCAGAACATGCAGCTCCGACACGTTCTCCTTCAGCAGGCCGTAGAGCTCGCCCTCTCGAAACACATGGTAATAGCGCATCAAGGCTCTGGAATCCAAAACGTCGGGCTGTTGTTCTTCGACAGACATTGTGGCATCTGGGTTGGAATCTGTGGAGTCGACTGCAGAAATCCTTCTCAGTATTTTACTAGAAGGGTCGCCTTCTTCTACATCACCTGCATTCACACGATTCGCATTGGTGTTGGTGCTTTCCAGAAAATTCCCATCTCCGTTTCTCCTAACGTCTCTTTGCTGGCCTCCACGCAGATGTTTCTTTGTGGCTGGTGCTCTCAGCCACTCCAACTGTTTTTGCGAAGTCTCCACAAACACATCTTCATCTGAAGTTTGCTCTCTTGTTGACAATGGCTCTTGGCGATCTAAGTCTAAACTGGAGTGTCTGGAAGGCTGGATGGATATAGTGCTATTGGCCCAAGCCTCGGTAGTTTTCAGGGGCCTCACTCTCTCAACTTGCTTCCTCAGAGTTGATTCATCCAAAGACCTAGAGAAAAACCAGGAACGAAAAGACTTTCCGAATGTGTTATagaatccattttcttcctctccttcctcagagATATTTGCACAACAGGCTCTGGCCATCATTGGTTCATAGTCCATGCTGTGGGACCGTTTGGAATGACCTTGCTCTTTGAAACAAACAGAGCAGCTACAGACAGAACAAGGAGGATGGTAGGGATGGCTTCTTTCCGGATGTCCACACTGCTGTTTTCTCCCAGGCTGGCTGGAGTCTGAGAAGAGCTGGGAGCATAAGGCCCTGTTCCACGGGACAAGCACATCTTGCTTCTCAAAGTGCCGGTTCTTTTGTTCCATGGCCCAAACATAAATCATCAGCTGGCCTCCAGGAACTAAGACCCTGGCCATTTCTTTTATTGCTCTGATTCTTCTCTGTTTTGTAGAAAAATGATGGatgactgaaaaagaagaaacgaGACTTcagtgtgtatacacatacagaaACTCTCAAATTTATACGCTACTTTTTACATATAATGCAATTTCATACAATGCAATTTCAACACACAATAAAACCTCTTTATTTCCTACAGGGCAGGGCACATGGTGGGTATAGCAAAGCCTTGTTTAAGGGGAGATAGAATTCTTATCTTTGGCTCCTATACTTACTACACAATCTTAGGTAATTATGTAACGTATATGGATTTCAAGTTTGTTCATCTATAATAAGACACTTAAATAATGTGGgggcgcctctgtggctcagttggttaagcatccaacttcagctcaggtcacgatctcatggttcgcgggttcaagcccggcgtccgactctgtgctgacagctcagagcccagacagagcctacttcagattctgtgtctccctctctctctctgcccctcccctgcttgtgctctgctctttgtctctctctctcaaaaataaataaacattaaaaaaatttgtctaAATACATAGATAAATTGTAAGTTCCAAATCCTTCCAGTTCCTGAATCCTATGAATTTGTTAAGTAGAAGGATGACCAATGTGAATTAAGGAAATTTTCATGGGAGCACTGTTAGGTAAGTGTTCCCAGTGGAAGACTATGAGATAATTCTTTAACAAATAATTGGTACTTCTTATGCACCAAAAGATTAACACCACTAATcaatgttaataaaattaatacagcAAATAGAAGTGGAGAAAAATGCTAAAGATTGTCTTCTTACTTAGATAATGCAAAGATAAGCCAGCCTAGCAAAAGTCCAAAtgattgcttattatttttttaaatattaatataaagtgGCTgtggatgtgtttttaaaaatcaacatatagaggtcattgtttttcttccaatccCTGCAAAGTTAAAGTGGAATTCAAGTAAGACTGTCTTTATCCAATCTAATGATGAAAATATTAGGCGTGTTTTCATCAAACAGTGTGTGGAAAGTGCCAGTCTATGAGTTCTGAGAGGAGTCCAATCCCAGTACTATGTCAAGAgaaaaaatcagattgtttttccACATGGAGGGGTAAGGCCTACCCCGTGTCTCAGGAAGGAAGTTAGTCCCAAGGGAGGTCTGGACACTATGCTCAGGTATGAGTAGTAAGACCAGAGATAGAGGATAGGAGGGTTCCTGAAACCCTCACCATGGTCCAGCGGGCAGTGGTGGTGTTAGGCAAATACATCTCTAGTTTACCTGCCACAGAGAGATGGTAAATATCTGAAATGAGATTCTTATATAGAGAAAGCTGTCAAAGGAAGATCAGTCAACAGGCACACGCGGTCTTGTTACCAATCAGGTTTTCGTCCCCACAGTCTCACACAGCACACATGCCCTGGCGTCCACTGTCCTGCCATGCAGAGGCGTGAGAAGCCAGACGTACGATGACGCGAAAATGGGTTGGACGAACAGGACGCCAGCATATTTTATCCTAGATCTGACAGCAACTCACCTTGTGATCTTTGACCAATCACTTGACTTTGCTAGGCCTCAGACTGTTCCTCACTCCAATTCCCAAAGAGCCGCcacttttttttactgtttgtttattattgacagagagagagagagaacacgagtagggtaggggcagagagagagagccacagaatccaaagcaggctgtaggttctgagttgtcagtacagagcccaacgcagggcttgaactcaggaaccgtgaaatcatgacttgagtccaAGTTGGACGCctgtctgactgagccacccagacgccccaccaGAGAGCCCTTTTTAATGGTTAATTTGAAAGCTTACATTTCTAGAGGCAGAGTCTTGGTCACTGAGCTAAAAGGAGGCACAGAGGTGAGGACAGAGGTAGGATGATCCTAATGTTCATATCTATGACTATTCATGGCCGTGAATATCTCCCATGACTTGCACCTAATCCACTCCAGAATGTCTATGGGTGTATTTTCTACATATGGTCATCCCTTGTTATCTGCaaattccatatttgcaaattttgCTACTTGACAAAATGTATTTGTAGCCCCCAAAACAGCACTCTCAGTGTTTTCCTGGTCATTTCTTGACATGCGTGTGGTGGCACAGAGCTCCCAATGTGCGTGTTTCCATCTAAGGCTGAACAAGGCGACCTCTACTTGCCTGTTTTGGCTTTCTCCCTGTCAACAAGTGTCCTTTGGTGGCCTGTTTAGTGCCATGGTCTTTGCATTtagtgctttttgttggtgatttcgcTGTTTAAAATGATCCCTGAGCATAGTGCTTAAATGCTGTGTGGGGTTCCTGAGTGTGAGAAGGCTAGGGTACGTCTTGTTAGATGAGCTTCGTTCGGGCTGTTGCCAGGAgttcaaaattgaataaattgtCTTTAAACggaaatacatgtaaaataaggTTGTGTACAAATCAGTTGACAAAAAATGCAGCGACGAGAGGCTCACAGGAACTTAGTCCTTTATTTCCCCTGGGAGCAATGGCTCCGTATTCGCTAATTAACTGTTCGAGGAGACTTCATAGAATATAATTACTGTGAATAATGACAGTTGACTGCGTTCCTTTTGggggccaaaaaagaaaaaaaaattaaaataggaccACTTTAATATAGTAATCTCTTTTTAGCAGATTCCTATGTCTTCAACATTTTAGAATTCTGGGCTTcaaaagaagtctttttttaaaggaagaaagtttTTATACATAATAGTTCCTTAAACATCTGTTATGTTATGATTAACTTTAATAGCATAATATCACCCAGGAAATACCTGaatcttttatattgttttatatttatatttaacatgtaaTACTAAGTAACTTTTAggccaatttttttttgaaaaactttacaaatgaagatttcttcattatataaaaaatgtattatatatgcatCTATATTCTATGtaaaaagattataaatgtaACTGAAATGGGATGTGAAGATGCatttttatgaattataaatGTCAGGAAACTATattgagttttttttattttaattttttttaaatttacatccaaattagcatatagtgcaacaatgatttcaggagcagattccttagtgcccctacccattgagcccatcccccctcccacaacccctccagtaaccctcagtttgttctctgtatttaagagtctcttatgttttgtccccctccctgtttttatattatttttgcttcccttcccttatgttcatctgttttgtctcttaaagtcctcatatgattgAAGTCacatgacatttgtctttctctgacaaatttcacttagcataatccctccagttccatccacgtagttgcaaatggcaagatttcattctttttgattgctgagtaatactccattgtgtgtgtgtgtgtgtgtgtgtgtgtgtgtgtgtgtgtgtgtctgtgtacacacacacacacacacacacacacacacacacacacatatacacacacacatacaccacatcttctttatccattcatccattgacggacatttgggctctttccatactttggttattgttgatagtgctggtataaacatgggggtgcatgtgtccctttgaaacagcacacctttatcccttggataaatacctagtagtgcaattgcggggtggtagggtggttctatttttagttttttgaggaacctccctactgttttccagaatggctgcaccagcttgcattcccagagactatattgagtttttaaaggctaaaaaaaagaatccccttttgtttaaaaagcataatcacaacttaaaggcaaaaatagtattcaataggggcacctgggtggctcagtcggttaagtgtctgactcttgatctcggctcaggtcatgatctcacagttcgtgagttcaggctttgtgctgtgtgctgacagcacagagactgtttaggattctgtctctccctctctgtgccccttccctgcttgctctctctcttcctctttctctctctctctcaaaataaataaataaataaacaaacaaacaaacaaacttaaaaaaatactggtcAATTTATGTATACTATAGCCACATGTTCCTGCTAAGACCCCAGAAAAATAGGTAGGTTGAATTCAAGTACTGGATTCTAGAATTCGATGGGAAGTTACAGAAGATCATCTTTAAAGTCTTGTTAATTCTTGATATTTTATGATATGCTGTCATTTAACTTTTCCAATGTGCAGGTCTCCTTTAACTGAAAGCGTAAAGCAGAGTTTTGCAACCTCAACACTACTGACATTGTGggctagataattctttgttgcaggGGGCCAGCCACTAGATGACAGGAGGTTGTACACACATCCAGTTGAGccagccaaaaatgtctccagacattgacaAGTGTCCCCCAAGGGTGAAAGGGGCACCATAACCCCATGCCGAGAATGACTGGCATAAAATAAGTAGTCGATTGGCACTGTTGTAATATATTGCTAAATTTTCATAGAATTGTCAAGCTATTCTCAAACTAAGTGGAAAGAGTGTTTCtttctccaagctgtcagaaaAACATGTGGAATGTATAATTAGATACGGTGCTGACCTCTCAAATTATTATTAGGAGTCATGGAAAAAGCATGtctctttatatgtatatttcttcatGCTGAGATTAGCAAAAGTGCCagcataaaaattctaaataggGAAGTAAATATGTACGGACATAAGACAGACTATcaaaattgttcataatatagTTCTAAATGTGAAACCTCACTGAAAACGACCACGTCACATTAATACAGTTACAGTTCCGAAAAATACATGGGTGTGTTTCCACCTAAGGAAGCATTTTTCTTCAGAAGACGGCAACCAGGTATGTTGCATTTCTTCCGCGGACAAAGCAGGAGACTTAAGCTGGAAGCAGAGAAGCACCTAACCACGTACACATGGAGCATTTGCCAGAAGTCGGACAGCCGGGCACTATCCCCGTGCCCGCCACAGTGGCTCATGGCACAGCCTTGAAACTCATGTAAACGAACATTTAGcctctgaaactaatgtaaaggAACACAACAAAGAACACACTTCTCTGACCTCTCCCCGATTTCTCATTCTTTAGGTGGAATGTCCAACCCAAAAGCTTTCTTTCCACTAAAGATTCAAAACACTTTAATGAGTTTCTTGGTGTAACAAGACTCCCTCCTCATAATGTTTATGCCCAAAATGGACTTGACCGTTTCAACTGCAACTAAGTAGGGCTGGCCTACCGCAGGTTTCCACGGCAACCACCTCCTGCCAGTCCTGACTAGTTTCAAGGCTGTGGCCTCCAGGCCTGCATCCCCTCACTGTGCAAAGATATAGTCCCCATCTGTTGTTGAATAGATTAAGTCCTCATTTCCTTCAGGAGAGAGCAGTCTCCTCGTGAATTTTTATCTCCCAGTTTTTATCTAGTCAGCTTTATATAGGATCACCTTGCTTTGTGTGTTATCTATAGTCAAATAGATTAATTTTAAGTGTATTGGAGCAAATCCTTTGCTTTGCAAAAGATTTTCCTCTTTGCAAAAGAACTTGGTGCAAGGTTCCCTAGCACGTTTCAATGGGACTAAAAGTCTAAGTTTCAGGATTACATGTATTGAGTAAAATGAGCCATATCTGTGTATATTTCAGGCACAggtctttgttgtttcttttcatttgtggACTGTGTGTTTTTATGGGGCACACTTGTTGGGAAAATATCAGGAACATATTCCCTGGAGTATGAACAATCTCTGGCAGTAAGAGAGCCGAGTGATGTAAAACTAATGTAGTCCGGGACCGGGTGGGGCCATCTTCCCCGGTGCCCTCATGCACCAGTGAGTAGCAGATTGGATGACACATCCTGCCAGGTGACATTCAGTGCATGAGTTTTACAGTGTTCTGCTAATAAAGGACACAGTCATGACCTGAAGTAGGTAATAAGACTTCTAAAGTTCTACTTCGCATTGGGAGAGCCTGGCTCCATTTCAGTATAACAGTATGAGATATTTCGATGACTAAAATTCCTCTAATACTTTCTCACTCATAAGTAAAAGAAATTGGAATGAGTCATCAGAACACAGTACCAGTTTGAAGGTTTAACTAGTGAAAACAATCCTATGTAGCACCTTATGTACATTTGGGATTAGTCAAATGATccagttgaaatatttttaaaaattagatgaaatGAATCACACTGACGTTTCTACAAAGAATGAATGTTGAGTTGTGAGAATGGCCTCCACCATTCATGTAATGTTATTGTCCTGGTGAAGAGGGAATGTGTGACCAGGCTGCCTTACCTCCTATGGAGATGATGGCATCGAAGCCCTGGTCCCTAAAGGGGAGATGAAGGTTGTCACATACCATGACTTCACATCCTCTACTCCGGGCAATCTCTACCAATGGCCCGCAGTAGTCACAGCCCAGGGTATACACCTGGCTGTTCACTTTAAGATACTTTCCAGTCCCACAACCTGTAAGAAAAAAACCTGTGTTACATACTGTCCTCCCGGAAAGTGGAACATGGTCAGTTTGTCTTCCGACAAGGAATAGAAACAACTTTGTATTAACTAACCGAGACAGACTACAACATGGTTTGAAGATTCACAAAAGCCAAAGAAAGATCTTCAGAGGGCACTTACATATGTTCATCCATAACAGAAGATGGAAAAGgatagggaaaaagaaataacatttattgaacatttaatgAGGTAACGTCCATAGGGATTGGCCCACTAGCACAACCAAAAACTGTTAGCTGGCTCATGACAGTGGCTGAGTTTCCTAGTACCCTAGGAATGGTGCCCAGGCCTTTACAAAACTACCTTCACATACATATTTCATTATGCAGAAGTCCGTACGTGATGGCATTTATTCTCATGTTATCTCTCCAGACATTCTTAACATTTACTGGCTGCATAAAACAAACTACTGCCAACCGTTTTCATTGGATATAAACAAAACAATCTATACCATAACACACGTTTTTCAAAAATttggaatttgaatttgaatgaaAAGGTTATTTCGAGAAATTTTTATCCAATCTATTGTCAGTTCTTGGTTTTAAATGATCTCTGTTGACTCAGCATACAAGCTTTagagctatttttttcttcttaaacagaCCACTTATGACATTCATTTGGCAGAGACCCAAGTAATTCAATATTTACACAACCCAAAGATCTAGATCAATCAGATCTGATACTACAATGAAGAGGGAAGTAACAGGAGTGAGTAACCATCTTGAAACAAGACCTTCTGGGGTCTGATACCTAGTATTAGATTGTAACACGGACATAGCAGTGAAttcctttttcagaaatatttaaagatatcaTGGGAGCTGATATCCCTGAAAA is drawn from Panthera leo isolate Ple1 chromosome B1, P.leo_Ple1_pat1.1, whole genome shotgun sequence and contains these coding sequences:
- the TRMT9B gene encoding probable tRNA methyltransferase 9B, producing MDHEAAQLEKQHVHDVYEGTAPYFNDLQSKAWPRVRQFLQEQKPGSLIADIGCGTGKYLKVNSQVYTLGCDYCGPLVEIARSRGCEVMVCDNLHLPFRDQGFDAIISIGVIHHFSTKQRRIRAIKEMARVLVPGGQLMIYVWAMEQKNRHFEKQDVLVPWNRALCSQLFSDSSQPGRKQQCGHPERSHPYHPPCSVCSCSVCFKEQGHSKRSHSMDYEPMMARACCANISEEGEEENGFYNTFGKSFRSWFFSRSLDESTLRKQVERVRPLKTTEAWANSTISIQPSRHSSLDLDRQEPLSTREQTSDEDVFVETSQKQLEWLRAPATKKHLRGGQQRDVRRNGDGNFLESTNTNANRVNAGDVEEGDPSSKILRRISAVDSTDSNPDATMSVEEQQPDVLDSRALMRYYHVFREGELYGLLKENVSELHVLSSGNDHGNWCIIAEKKDNCD